DNA from Planctomycetota bacterium:
CGGTTCGACCTGTGCGCCGCCTGCCAGAAGGCGTTCCTGGCCCGCCCCCTCGGCGGCCCCCCGCCCCCCTAGGCCGGGCTTACGGCGCTCCGGCGAACCGCGCGCGGGATCCCAGCTCCTCCTCGATCCGCAGGAGCTGGTTGTACTTGGCCATCCGGTCCGTGCGGCTGGCCGACCCCGTCTTGATCATCCCCGCGTTGAGCGCCACGGCGAGATCCGCGATCGTCGTGTCCTCGGTCTCGCCCGACCGGTGGGAGATCATCGCCCCGTAGCGCGCCTCCTGGGCCAGAAGGACGGCGTTGACCGTTTCGGTGATCGTGCCGATCTGGTTGACCTTGACGAGAATCGCGTTGGCGACGCGTTCCTGAATCCCCCGCCGCAGGATCGAGGCGTTCGTGACGAAGAGATCGTCCCCCACGAGCTGCACCTTCCCGCCGAGACGCTCCGTGAGGCGTTTCCAGCCGTCCCAGTCGTTCTCGCCCAGGCCGTCTTCGATCGAGACGATCGGGTACCGCGCCAGGAGGCGCTCGTACAGTTCCGCCATCTGGTCGCTCGTCCGGCGTGACCGGTCGGACTTCTTGAACACGTACGCCCCGCCGTCCCAGAGCTCGCTGGCGGCCACGTCGAGCGCCAGCTGCACCCGTCCGGAGTAGCCGGCCTTCCCGATCGCCTCCATGAGGGTATCGAGGGCCTCCTCGATCGTCCGAAGGTTGGGCGCGAAGCCGCCTTCGTCTCCGACGTTGGCGGAAAGCCCCTTCTTCTTCAAAAGCCCCTTGAGCGCATGGAAGATCTCGACGCCGGCCCGGATCGCCTCGCGGAAATTCGGG
Protein-coding regions in this window:
- the eno gene encoding phosphopyruvate hydratase, whose protein sequence is MKITAVKGREVLDSRGNPTVEVDVTVDGGIVGRAAVPSGASTGEREALELRDGDPSRYLGKGVLQAVRHVNEILGPRLVGIDATQQKFIDEIMIEMDGTPTKSKLGANAILGVSMAVARAAALASRKPLYEYLSFGRGVTLPVPYMNVINGGAHADNTIDFQEFMIVPRSFPNFREAIRAGVEIFHALKGLLKKKGLSANVGDEGGFAPNLRTIEEALDTLMEAIGKAGYSGRVQLALDVAASELWDGGAYVFKKSDRSRRTSDQMAELYERLLARYPIVSIEDGLGENDWDGWKRLTERLGGKVQLVGDDLFVTNASILRRGIQERVANAILVKVNQIGTITETVNAVLLAQEARYGAMISHRSGETEDTTIADLAVALNAGMIKTGSASRTDRMAKYNQLLRIEEELGSRARFAGAP